Part of the Bacillus sp. THAF10 genome is shown below.
GCCACACACCGATAGCAATGATTAGAAAACAAGAACAAGCGGATGAATTCTCAAATGATGGAGTGGAGTCTGTTGTAGCTGACTTAGAAGGTACGGTAGACGAGATAAAAGAGGCTGTAAACGGGTCCGATGCGATTGTGTTTGCTGCAGGCTCGGGAGGAAGTACTGGTTCAGATAAAACCTTGTTAATTGATTTGGATGGTGCCGTAAAAGCGATGGAAGCAGCGGAACAAGCAGGGATAAAAAGATTCGTCATGGTAAGTGCACTTCAAGCAAACAATCGTGAAAATTGGAATGAAGCCCTTCGTCCTTATTATGTGGC
Proteins encoded:
- a CDS encoding SDR family oxidoreductase, giving the protein MKVTVVGANGQIGKQLVHFLKTEGHTPIAMIRKQEQADEFSNDGVESVVADLEGTVDEIKEAVNGSDAIVFAAGSGGSTGSDKTLLIDLDGAVKAMEAAEQAGIKRFVMVSALQANNRENWNEALRPYYVAKHYADKMLIESQLDYTIVRPGGLLNDPGTGKVKVGEKLERGSISREDVAKVLVEVLDAKNTYRKSFDLVSGDTEIKDEIKRF